A portion of the Pleuronectes platessa chromosome 15, fPlePla1.1, whole genome shotgun sequence genome contains these proteins:
- the LOC128457279 gene encoding olfactory receptor 146-like: MENYTFNSFTLQMEGLKITKETMYPVFFLYLTSYIVIMVMNIGISILIVIDKNLHQPMYLLLCSLSVSDIIGSTNIMPRLLSDILRPPSERLISYYECVLQAFTTQLFGTTSHTVLMIMAFDRYVAICNPLRYAAIMTSNMVVKLTVSAWGVAFVLVGILLGLTIRLNRCRTLITNPFCDNASLFKLSCESVFINNIYGLTYTVVLLSASIGSIVLTYAKITVVCVTSKNQSLNSKALKTCSTHLMSYLIMLCSGFIVIILHRFPQYSDYRTLSAILFVLVPGSLNPIIYGIQSKEIRTFLFEMFCRRKCLTWLCGSVPDSALQLAGFQLFRVDRNTELSGKTKGGESTTILAARAKQVLFHVKQLQFH, encoded by the exons ATGGAAAACTACACCTTCAACAGCTTCACTCTCCAGATGGAGGGGTTAAAAATCACAAAGGAAACCATGTACCCTGTCTTTTTCTTGTACTTAACTTCCTATATTGTTATAATGGTTATGAATATTGGGATTTCCATTCTAATTGTCATAGATAAGAACCTTCACCAGCCCATGTATCTCCTGTTGTGTAGCCTGTCAGTCAGTGACATCATCGGAAGCACTAATATTATGCCCCGGCTGCTGTCGGACATCCTGCGTCCGCCCTCCGAGCGCCTCATCAGCTACTACGAGTGTGTGCTGCAGGCGTTCACCACTCAATTGTTCGGCACCACCTCTCACACCGTGCTCATGATCATGGCCTTTGACAGATACGTGGCCATCTGTAATCCTCTGCGTTACGCCGCCATCATGaccagcaacatggtggtcaagcTGACCGTGTCTGCCTGGGGCGTGGCCTTTGTTCTGGTGGGGATTCTGCTGGGTTTGACCATAAGACTGAACCGATGCAGGACTCTGATCACGAACCCGTTCTGTGACAACGCCTCGCTGTTCAAACTctcctgtgagagtgtgtttattaATAACATCTACGGCCTCACATACACCGTGGTCCTGCTCTCAGCTTCTATCGGCAGCATAGTTCTCACCTACGCTAAGATCACAGTCGTGTGTGTGACCAGTAAGAACCAGTCTCTGAACAGTAAGGCCCTGAAGACCTGCAGCACTCACCTGATGTCGTACCTGATCATGTTGTGTAGTGGATTTATTGTCATCATTCTGCATCGCTTCCCTCAGTACTCCGACTACAGGACACTTTCGGCCATTCTTTTTGTCCTTGTCCCTGGAAGCCTCAACCCCATTATTTATGGTATCCAGTCCAAAGAGATACGAACGTttctatttgaaatgttttgcagaagaaaatgtttg ACGTGGCTGTGTGGATCTGTACCGGACTCTGCGCTGCAGCTGGCTGGGTTCCAACTCTTCAGAGTGGACCGCAACACGGAGCTCTCGGGCAAAACGAAAGGTGGAG
- the LOC128457336 gene encoding neuronal acetylcholine receptor subunit alpha-10 gives MKLLCYESMAALLLLLPVCRAAHGRFAQKLLNDLFSNYTNALRPVEDTDHIINVTLQITLSQIIDMDERNQILTTYLWIRQVWMDAYLTWDKDDYDGLDTIRIPSSYVWRPDIVLYNSADDEFSSSMETNVVLRHDGQVMWDQPAITKSSCSVDVAFFPFDLQECHLTFGSWTYNGNQMDLSNALDSADLSDFVSNVEWEVLGMPAKKNVILYGCCSDPYPDITFTLHLKRRASFYIFNLLIPCMMISFLAPLGFYLPADSGEKVSLGVTVLLALTVFQLLVAESMPPSESVPLIGKYYIATMTMVTASTALTIFIMNIHHCGPEARPVPPWAERFILNHLARICFVSEVGENCFGRTSSNKQPLSQDESEAPSANGNNRGANWDVNGQAWGGRGEEGGSGESSKVRQDLTNQKAWKEDLLVTIDHSKEEGAAGGGEEQGDEKNHLCGEEDLVEEQKGGEVLKNRREILVKCICQHQGLCKNVEYIANSYQDQRAAQLRIGEWRKVAKVLDRFFMWLFFIMVFFMSILILGKAI, from the exons aTGAAGCTGCTCTGCTACGAGTCCATGgccgctctgctgctgcttcttccag TTTGTCGGGCTGCTCACGGACGCTTCGCTCAGAAGCTGCTCAACGACCTTTTCTCCAACTACACCAACGCCCTGCGGCCGGTGGAGGACACCGACCACATCATCAACGTCACGCTGCAGATCACTCTCTCCCAGATCATCGACATG GATGAGCGGAACCAGATCCTGACCACCTACCTGTGGATACGCCAGGTGTGGATGGACGCCTACCTCACCTGGGACAAGGACGACTACGACGGTCTCGACACCATCCGCATTCCCAGCAGCTACGTATGGAGACCAGATATTGTTCTGTACAACAG TGCGGACGATGAATTCTCCAGCTCCATGGAAACCAACGTAGTTCTCCGTCACGATGGTCAGGTGATGTGGGACCAGCCGGCCATCACGAAAAGCTCCTGCTCCGTCGACGTGGCCTTCTTCCCCTTCGATTTGCAGGAGTGTCACTTGACCTTCGGCTCCTGGACTTACAATGGAAACCAGATGGACTTGTCCAATGCCCTGGACAGTGCTGACCTGTCCGACTTTGTCTCCAACGTTGAGTGGGAG GTTCTTGGGATGCCAGCCAAGAAGAACGTCATCCTGTACGGCTGCTGTTCGGATCCGTACCCGGACATCACCTTCACTCTCCACCTGAAGAGACGGGCGTCCTTCTACATCTTCAACCTCCTCATCCCCTGCATGATGATCTCCTTTCTGGCTCCGCTGGGCTTCTACCTGCCCGCTGACTCGGGTGAAAAGGTTTCCCTGGGCGTCACGGTGCTGCTGGCCCTCACTGTGTTTCAGTTGCTGGTGGCTGAGAGCATGCCGCCCTCCGAGAGCGTCCCACTGATAG GAAAATACTACATAGCGACCATGACGATGGTGACTGCTTCCACAGCtctcaccatcttcatcatgaACATTCACCACTGTGGTCCGGAGGCGCGTCCCGTCCCACCGTGGGCCGAGCGCTTCATCCTCAACCACCTCGCCCGCATCTGCTTCGTCTCTGAGGTCGGAGAGAACTGTTTCGGTCGGACTTCATCCAACAAACAACCTCTGTCCCAGGACGAGTCCGAGGCCCCATCAGCCAATGGGAATAACAGAGGAGCAAACTGGGATGTGAACGGACAGGcctggggagggaggggggaggagggcggGTCAGGGGAGTCTTCGAAGGTGAGACAGGATTTGACCAACCAGAAGGCCTGGAAGGAGGATCTGCTGGTGACCATCGACCACTCGAAGGAGGAaggagctgctggtggtggagaagAGCAAGGAGATGAGAAAAACCATTTGTGTGGAGAAGAAGATCTTGTGGAGGAACAGAAAGGAGGTGAAGTCCTGAAGAACAGGAGGGAGATCTTGGTGAAGTGTATCTGCCAGCACCAGGGACTGTGCAAGAACGTCGAGTACATCGCCAACTCATACCAGGACCAGCGAGCGGCACAGCTGCGCATCGGGGAATGGAGGAAGGTCGCCAAGGTCCTGGATAGGTTCTTCATGTGGCTGTTCTTCATCATGGTCTTCTTCATGAGTATCCTCATCCTGGGAAAAGCCATCTGA
- the LOC128457335 gene encoding E3 ubiquitin-protein ligase TRIM39: MAASSYRLSQDQFVCPICLDVLTDPVATPCGHNFCKSCITQHWAVNTPCRCPMCKEVFYSRPELRVNTLISQMAAQFRQTQPEPTRVAAEEVSCDVCTGTKLGALKSCLVCLASYCGTHLEPHLTVLGLKKHQLIHPVGNLQVRMCMKHDKPLELYCKIDQMCVCMLCMVLDHKTHNVVPVKTEYQEKKNELDEKEAEIQQMIQKREVMIGQLKHSVEVSNESANTEKEQGLQVFAALKEPIDRSLAEFIETIDNKHRPIEKQTKGLVADLEQEMFDLKKKSEELKQLSCSEDHFQFLQTFSSLKEAKDWTGVSIRQPSYKGTVAAAVAELEEALNKEMQVFFEAELKRVQQYATNVTLDPETANPWLLVSDDRKQVTFGELNKNLPDNPKRFSYYASVLSKNSFSSGRFYFEVLVEGKTKWDLGVASESVDRKGQITLSPLNGYWTVSLRNGNEYKAFAESRVCLRLKSVPKKVGVFVDYEDGLVSLYDVDTAAVLYSFTGCSFTDKLFVFFNPCNSDCGRNSAPLVICPIQNLQLTQLYSRVKNRINN; encoded by the coding sequence ATGGCTGCTTCCAGCTACCGACTGAGTCAAGACCAGTTTGTGTGCCCCATCTGTCTGGATGTGCTCACTGACCCAGTGGCCACCCCATGTGGGCACAACTTCTGTAAGAGCTGCATCACTCAGCACTGGGCTGTCAACACCCCGTGCAGGTGTCCGATGTGTAAGGAGGTTTTCTACAGCAGACCGGAGCTGCGGGTCAATACTCTGATCTCTCAGATGGCCGCTCAGTTCAGACAAACCCAACCAGAGCCAACCCGTGTAGCAGCAGAGGAGGTTTCCTGTGACGTCTGCACTGGAACCAAACTGGGAGCCTTGAAGTCCTGCCTGGTGTGTCTGGCCTCCTACTGTGGAACTCACCTGGAGCCGCACCTGACTGTGTTAGGTCTGAAAAAACATCAGCTAATCCATCCTGTGGGAAATTTGCAGGTTCGGATGTGCATGAAACACGATAAACCTCTGGAGCTCTACTGCAAGATCGACcagatgtgtgtctgcatgctcTGCATGGTTTTAGATCACAAGACACACAATGTCGTCCCCGTGAAAACAGAATACCAAGAGAAAAAGAATGAACTGGACGAGAAAGAGGCTGAGATTCAGCAGATGATCCAGAAGAGAGAGGTGATGATCGGGCAGCTCAAACACTCGGTGGAGGTCAGCAATGAAAGTGCAAACACAGAGAAGGAACAAGGTCTTCAGGTCTTTGCTGCTCTGAAGGAACCCATCGACCGAAGCCTGGCTGAGTTCATTGAGACGATCGATAACAAACACCGACCAATAGAGAAGCAGACCAAAGGCTTGGTTGCAGacctggagcaggagatgtttgaCCTGAAGAAGAAAAGTGAGGAGCTGAAGCAGCTCTCGTGTTCTGAAGACCACTTCCAATTCCTCCAAACCTTCTCGTCCTTAAAGGAGGCCAAAGACTGGACAGGAGTTAGTATCCGTCAGCCATCATATAAAGGGACTGTGGCAGCGGCGGTGGCTGAGCTGGAAGAGGCGCTCAATAAAGAGATGCAGGTCTTCTTTGAGGCAGAGCTGAAGAGGGTCCAGCAGTATGCAACCAATGTGACACTAGATCCTGAGACAGCTAACCCCTGGCTCCTCGTGTCTGACGACAGGAAACAGGTGACGTTCGGTGAACTTAACAAGAATCTCCCCGACAACCCCAAGAGATTTTCGTATTATGCCAGTGTCTTAAGTAAGAACAGTTTTTCGTCAGGAAGATTTTACTTTGAGGTTCTGGTTGAGGGGAAGACGAAGTGGGACTTAGGAGTAGCCAGTGAGTCGGTGGACAGGAAGGGACAGATCACACTGAGTCCTCTGAACGGTTACTGGACCGTGTCTTTGAGGAACGGAAACGAGTACAAAGCTTTCGCTGAATCTCGCGTCTGTCTCCGTCTGAAGTCTGTGCCCAAGAAGGTGGGGGTGTTTGTTGACTATGAAGACGGTCTGGTGTCTCTGTACGATGTGGACACAGCTGCCGTCCTCTACTCCTTCACCGGCTGCTCCTTCACTGACAAACTCTTCGTCTTCTTCAATCCCTGCAATAGTGACTGTGGGAGAAACTCCGCCCCTCTGGTCATCTGTCCGATACAGAACCTCCAGTTGACGCAGTTATACTCCAGAGtaaaaaacagaataaataattGA